From the genome of Nicotiana sylvestris chromosome 2, ASM39365v2, whole genome shotgun sequence, one region includes:
- the LOC138886182 gene encoding uncharacterized protein, with translation MQLTPLRTKGCFFTWCNKQNANDIVYSKIDLAVRNFSWTQTYGHLEADFLESGVFDHSPIVVQLWKRRTIYPKPFKLYMVTMGHKDFTLMVNRVWQQQEEQDPMALIWSKLKMLKNEAKEKQNMGDLEKWSTIEERILKQKSKATWIDYGDSTSKYFYAQLKIRSSKNNITSVYNDLGMKIIDPKAVEKEFTNFFTQLMGNANGLMPCPNTSIIKAGNCLTLQY, from the exons ATGCAATTGACCCCACTAAGAACAAAGGGGTGCTTCTTCACCTGGTGCAACAAACAAAATGCTAATGATATAGTTTACAGTAAAATTGATTTGGCTGTTAGAAATTTCAGTTGGACTCAGACTTATGGACATCTAGAAGCTGATTTTCTAGAATCTGGAGTATTTGATCACTCCCCAATTGTAGTTCAATTATGGAAGAGAAGAACTATCTACCCAAAGCCTTTCAAGTTATACATGGTGACAATGGGCCATAAGGACTTCACTCTTATGGTGAATAGAGTATGGCAACAACAAGAAGAGCAGGATCCTATGGCACTTATATGGTCGAAGCTAAAAATGCTAAAAAATGAGGCTAAG GAGAAGCAGAATATGGGTGATTTGGAGAAATGGAGTACAATAGAAGAAAGAATATTGAAGCAAAAATCTAAAGCAACATGGATTGATTATGGTGACTCCACCTCTAAATATTTCTATGCACAGCTAAAAATAAGGTCCAGTAAGAATAATATTACTTCTGTGTACAATGATTTGGGAATGAAGATCATTGATCCAAAGGCTGTGGAAAAGGAGTTTACTAATTTCTTTACACAGCTAATGGGAAATGCTAATGGATTAATGCCATGCCCTAATACTAGTATCATTAAGGCAGGAAACTGTCTCACTTTACAATATTAA